One Prinia subflava isolate CZ2003 ecotype Zambia chromosome 8, Cam_Psub_1.2, whole genome shotgun sequence DNA window includes the following coding sequences:
- the GJC1 gene encoding gap junction gamma-1 protein: MSWSFLTRLLEEIQNHSTFVGKIWLTVLIVFRIVLIAVGGEAIYYDEQSKFVCNTEQPGCENVCYDSFAPLSHVRFWVFQVILVATPSVLYLGYAIHKIARMVEHSEASRRARRRSLPIRWKQHRALEESEGDHEEDPMMYPEIEVESVREEKEKQSPAKAKHDSRRQIREDGLMRIYVLQLLVRALFEVGFLVGQYFLYGFQVSPVFVCSRKPCPHNVDCFISRPTEKTIFLLIMYGVSCMCLLLNVWEMLHLGFGTIRDTLNAKKKELVDSAAFNYPFTWNTPSAPPGYNIALKPEQVQCSELSNAKMAYKQNKANIAQEQQYGSNEGNIPTDLEILQREIKVTQDRLDLAIQAYNNQNNPSSSRRNKSKAGSNKSSASSKSGDGKNSVWI; the protein is encoded by the coding sequence ATGAGTTGGAGTTTTCTGACCCGCCTGTTAGAGGAGATCCAGAACCACTCAACCTTTGTTGGCAAAATCTGGCTGACAGTGTTGATTGTGTTTCGGATTGTCCTAATTGCTGTGGGAGGAGAAGCCATTTATTATGATGAACAAAGCAAGTTTGTGTGCAACACGGAGCAGCCTGGCTGCGAGAATGTCTGCTACGACTCCTTCGCCCCTCTCTCGCACGTCAGGTTCTGGGTGTTCCAGGTCATTCTCGTGGCCACTCCCTCCGTGCTGTACTTGGGCTACGCCATCCATAAAATCGCCCGGATGGTGGAGCACAGCGAAGCCAGCAGGAGAGCCAGGAGGAGGAGCCTGCCCATCCGCTGGAAACAGCACCGGGCCTTGGAGGAAAGTGAGGGTGACCACGAGGAGGATCCGATGATGTACCCGGAGATAGAGGTGGAGAGCGTCcgggaggaaaaggagaagcagagccCGGCCAAAGCCAAGCACGACAGCCGGCGGCAGATCCGTGAGGACGGGCTCATGAGGATTTAcgtcctgcagctcctggtcaGGGCCCTGTTTGAGGTTGGCTTCCTGGTGGGGCAGTATTTCCTGTACGGCTTCCAGGTGAGCCCCGTGTTTGTGTGCAGCAGGAAGCCCTGCCCGCACAACGTCGATTGTTTCATTTCCAGGCCGACCGAAAAGACTATTTTCCTGCTGATAATGTACGGGGTGAGCTGCATGTGTCTGCTCCTGAACgtctgggagatgctgcactTGGGGTTTGGCACCATCCGGGACACGTTGAATGCCAAGAAGAAGGAGCTGGTTGACTCTGCAGCCTTTAACTACCCCTTCACCTGGAACACGCCGTCGGCTCCGCCGGGCTACAACATCGCGCTGAAGCCGGAGCAGGTGCAGTGCTCGGAGCTGTCCAACGCCAAGATGGCCTACAAGCAGAACAAAGCCAACATAGCTCAGGAACAGCAGTACGGCAGCAACGAGGGGAACATCCCCACCGACCTGGAGATCCTGCAGAGGGAAATCAAAGTGACTCAGGACCGCCTGGACCTTGCCATCCAGGCCTacaacaaccaaaacaaccccagcAGTTCCAGAAGGAACAAATCCAAAGCAGGCTCAAACAAAAGTAGTGCCAGTAGCAAGTCAGGAGATGGGAAGAACTCGGTCTGGATCTAA